The genomic segment AATATGAACATTACTAAGAATCACTTTTTTTAAATCCTGCTCATTTCGTATGGCTGCAATAACTGGGTTCTCTATTAATAATTGTTCTAGGTTTTCCAATGATGTACCCTCCAAAAATTTATTTAGGTTTATAAGATATAATTAATTAAATACTATCACATTCTCATTTCTCATTCAAGCAAATTCACATCATTCTGTTGTTGTTTCGAAATTATGTATGTTTTTAATTGGGACTTGTACTTCTTTAATTATTATGTTAGTATGTACTTAAATAAGTAAAGGCGGAGAAAAGAGAGCCTTGATGTATGGGTATTTTATACCTATTAATCAAGGTTCTCTTTTTATTTGCATTTAGGAGGTAAAAGGATGTTTGACGTAACTATTATTGGTGCTGGCATCATTGGCTGCTCAGTATCAAGAGAGCTATCTAAATATAATTTAAAAACATGTGTTATTGAAAAATCTAGTGATGTTGCTTCTGGTACAACAAAAGCAAATAGTGCAATAGTACATGCAGGGTATGATGCTAATCCAAGTACTATTAAGGGAAAATTAAACGCAAAAGGTAATGAAATGTATACAAAGCTTGCAAAGGAATTAGATTTCCCATTTAAGAGGAATGGATCATTGGTTCTGTGCTTCGACGAGAAACACATGAATGATCTTAAAGAATTACTAGAACAAGGCGAAAAAAATGGAGTACCTAATTTAGCTATTCTTGATGGAGATCAAGTTAGAGAAATGGAACCTAATGTAACATTGAGCTGTGTCGGTGCCTTATATGCTCCAACAGGAGGAATTGTTTGCCCATATGAAATGACTATTGCTATGGCTGAAAACGCATACACCAATGGCGTGGAATTTGAATTTGGAACTGAGGTCCTTAATATAGAAAAAAAACAAAGTTGTTACGTTATAAAAACTAATAAAGGCGACATTGAAACAAAAGTAGTAATAAATGCAGCCGGTTTATTTTCGGATGAAATTAATAATATGGTAAGCAATAATAAATTTAAAATACTTCCCAAGCTAGGAGAATATGTCTTATTTGATAAAGCTTGCGGAGATTTAGTTACAAAAACTATTTTTCAACTTCCAACTAAACTTGGAAAAGGAGTTTTAGTTACCCCTACTGTTGATGGTAACCTTCTAATTGGACCTAATGCTGTAGATCAAGATAACAAAGCTGATCTTAGTACAACTCGTGAAGGCATCGATGATATCGTTTTAAATGCTCAATTAAGTATCCAAATGCCACTTCCTATGAATATGGTTATAACTTCTTTTGCAGGGAATAGATCAAAATGCGAGGGAAATGATTTTATAATTGGGGAAGCAGAAGACGCTAAGAACTTTATTAATGTAGCAGCAATTGATTCTCCAGGTTTAACTAGTGCTCCAAGTATTGCTGCAATGGTAGCTGATATAGTAACAGAAAAATTAGCACCGCAGGAAAATGTAAAATTCAACCCTATACGAAAAGGTACAAGAAAATTTAGAGAAATGTCAAACGATGAGCGAAAAAAAATAATCAAGGAAATACCTGAATATGGAACAATTGTTTGTAGGTGTGAAACTGTAACAGAAGGTGAAATTATAGACTCTATAAGAAGACCTCTTGGAGCAAAAACACTTGATGGAGTTAAAAGAAGGACAAGAGCTGGAATGGGGAGATGCCAATCGGGCTTTTGTGCAACAAAAGTTGTAGATATTCTTTCAAGAGAACTTAATATACCACGATG from the Clostridium sp. CM027 genome contains:
- a CDS encoding NAD(P)/FAD-dependent oxidoreductase — protein: MFDVTIIGAGIIGCSVSRELSKYNLKTCVIEKSSDVASGTTKANSAIVHAGYDANPSTIKGKLNAKGNEMYTKLAKELDFPFKRNGSLVLCFDEKHMNDLKELLEQGEKNGVPNLAILDGDQVREMEPNVTLSCVGALYAPTGGIVCPYEMTIAMAENAYTNGVEFEFGTEVLNIEKKQSCYVIKTNKGDIETKVVINAAGLFSDEINNMVSNNKFKILPKLGEYVLFDKACGDLVTKTIFQLPTKLGKGVLVTPTVDGNLLIGPNAVDQDNKADLSTTREGIDDIVLNAQLSIQMPLPMNMVITSFAGNRSKCEGNDFIIGEAEDAKNFINVAAIDSPGLTSAPSIAAMVADIVTEKLAPQENVKFNPIRKGTRKFREMSNDERKKIIKEIPEYGTIVCRCETVTEGEIIDSIRRPLGAKTLDGVKRRTRAGMGRCQSGFCATKVVDILSRELNIPRCAITKSGENSILLTGKNKQSL